A genome region from Oryzias latipes chromosome 2, ASM223467v1 includes the following:
- the LOC101170078 gene encoding cysteine/serine-rich nuclear protein 3 isoform X1 has protein sequence MSGILKRKFDEGPQPYLSLQGSEDDEVSCSDSGNSSDSLNNSVPSGIPDSNLQRQSKRIRGRNVHFESVTVYYFSRRQGFISVPTQGGSTLGMSPRHSGVRRFTLREFALEQNRSHRDMLRDHLKKEKLNAIKLKLTKNGTVSSTEADTLTLDDISEDDLDVDNTEVDDYFFLQPLTTRRRRALLRASGVRRIDVDEKHELQALRMSREECGCRCQGICDPETCACSLAGIKCQVNGTGVDRMSFPCGCTKDGCSNGAGRLEFNPVRVRTHFLHTIMKLELENSREEQYQHQPERQQLVTNGNGYHGDPALVQQQPNMQSSLMMPNPIVQLPNAGDTNLQLEEEEEEEEEEEEDDYDEEEDEAYDDDGSSVCSVLSDCSTHSLETFNPDEGEEDEEDEEDDDDNDDDEEEEEEEDWDCLLDSTGPPPYPVPLPSVLSYSNSTLVGLGSSFHGAPPLQQYRAGDGPPFPAESTPVLPSVESAFESDIKTGLLHANPASREANTAPAGKTGQLPGSTGSGLFRRVQNNPDPPDSQTEAGEQTEKTREALQQVAPSENV, from the exons ATGAGTGGGATCCTGAAGAGGAAGTTTGATGAAGGACCACAGCCGTATCTTTCCCTGCAGGGATCCGAAGATGACGAGGTTTCTTGCAGCGACAGTGGAAATAGCAGCGATAGTCTCAACAATTCAGTCCCTTCTGGGATTCCGGACT CTAACCTCCAGCGGCAGTCAAAGCGAATCCGGGGGCGCAATGTGCACTTTGAGAGCGTGACGGTTTACTATTTCAGCCGGCGGCAGGGCTTCATCAGTGTGCCCACGCAGGGGGGCAGCACCCTGGGCATGTCCCCGCGTCACAGTGGGGTGAGGCGCTTTACTCTCAGAGAGTTTGCTCTGGAGCAGAATCGGAGCCACCGGGACATGCTGAGGGACCATCTCAAGAAGGAAAAACTCAACGCCATCAAGCTCAAG TTGACAAAGAACGGCACGGTGTCTTCGACCGAGGCGGACACTCTCACGCTCGACGACATCTCAGAGGACGATCTGGACGTGGACAACACAGAGGTGGACGACTACTTCTTCCTCCAACCCCTGACCACCAGGAGGCGCCGCGCTCTTCTGCGCGCCTCCGGGGTGCGCCGCATCGACGTAGATGAGAAGCACGAGCTGCAGGCCCTACGGATGTCCAGGGAGGAGTGTGGGTGTCGCTGTCAGGGGATCTGTGACCCGGAGACGTGCGCTTGCAGCCTGGCCGGCATTAAGTGCCAGGTAAATGGAACAGGG GTGGACCGCATGTCCTTCCCCTGCGGCTGCACCAAAGACGGCTGCAGCAACGGCGCCGGCCGCCTGGAGTTCAACCCGGTCCGCGTGCGCACCCACTTCCTGCACACCATCATGAAGCTGGAGCTGGAGAACAGCCGCGAGGAGCAGTATCAGCATCAGCCGGAGCGGCAGCAGCTCGTAACCAACGGCAACGGTTACCACGGCGACCCCGCCTTGGTTCAGCAGCAGCCGAACATGCAGTCCTCGCTGATGATGCCCAATCCCATCGTGCAGCTGCCCAACGCAGGCGACACCAATTTGCAgcttgaggaggaggaggaggaggaggaagaggaggaggaggatgactatgatgaagaggaggatgaggcgTACGACGATGATGGCAGCAGCGTGTGCAGCGTGCTGTCGGACTGTAGCACACACAGTCTGGAAACCTTCAACCCTGATGAGGgagaagaggatgaggaggacgaagaggatgatgatgataatgatgatgatgaagaggaggaagaggaggaggactggGATTGTTTGTTAGATAGCACGGGCCCACCCCCTTACCCCGTCCCCCTCCCATCTGTGCTCAGCTACTCCAACAGCACACTGGTGGGCCTCGGCAGCTCCTTCCACGGCGCCCCCCCTCTACAGCAGTACCGCGCGGGCGACGGCCCGCCGTTCCCCGCCGAAAGCACCCCCGTCCTTCCATCCGTAGAgtctgcatttgagtctgacaTCAAAACGGGACTCCTCCACGCAAACCCAGCTTCACGCGAGGCGAACACTGCCCCCGCTGGAAAGACCGGCCAACTGCCCGGCTCCACAGGGTCTGGATTGTTCAGGAGGGTCCAGAACAATCCAGACCCTCCAGACTCACAAACTGAAGCTGGGGAGCAGACCGAGAAAACCAGGGAGGCCCTGCAGCAAGTAGCACCGTCAGAGAACGTCTGA
- the LOC101170078 gene encoding cysteine/serine-rich nuclear protein 3 isoform X2 yields the protein MSGILKRKFDEGPQPYLSLQGSEDDEVSCSDSGNSSDSLNNSVPSGIPDSNLQRQSKRIRGRNVHFESVTVYYFSRRQGFISVPTQGGSTLGMSPRHSGVRRFTLREFALEQNRSHRDMLRDHLKKEKLNAIKLKLTKNGTVSSTEADTLTLDDISEDDLDVDNTEVDDYFFLQPLTTRRRRALLRASGVRRIDVDEKHELQALRMSREECGCRCQGICDPETCACSLAGIKCQVDRMSFPCGCTKDGCSNGAGRLEFNPVRVRTHFLHTIMKLELENSREEQYQHQPERQQLVTNGNGYHGDPALVQQQPNMQSSLMMPNPIVQLPNAGDTNLQLEEEEEEEEEEEEDDYDEEEDEAYDDDGSSVCSVLSDCSTHSLETFNPDEGEEDEEDEEDDDDNDDDEEEEEEEDWDCLLDSTGPPPYPVPLPSVLSYSNSTLVGLGSSFHGAPPLQQYRAGDGPPFPAESTPVLPSVESAFESDIKTGLLHANPASREANTAPAGKTGQLPGSTGSGLFRRVQNNPDPPDSQTEAGEQTEKTREALQQVAPSENV from the exons ATGAGTGGGATCCTGAAGAGGAAGTTTGATGAAGGACCACAGCCGTATCTTTCCCTGCAGGGATCCGAAGATGACGAGGTTTCTTGCAGCGACAGTGGAAATAGCAGCGATAGTCTCAACAATTCAGTCCCTTCTGGGATTCCGGACT CTAACCTCCAGCGGCAGTCAAAGCGAATCCGGGGGCGCAATGTGCACTTTGAGAGCGTGACGGTTTACTATTTCAGCCGGCGGCAGGGCTTCATCAGTGTGCCCACGCAGGGGGGCAGCACCCTGGGCATGTCCCCGCGTCACAGTGGGGTGAGGCGCTTTACTCTCAGAGAGTTTGCTCTGGAGCAGAATCGGAGCCACCGGGACATGCTGAGGGACCATCTCAAGAAGGAAAAACTCAACGCCATCAAGCTCAAG TTGACAAAGAACGGCACGGTGTCTTCGACCGAGGCGGACACTCTCACGCTCGACGACATCTCAGAGGACGATCTGGACGTGGACAACACAGAGGTGGACGACTACTTCTTCCTCCAACCCCTGACCACCAGGAGGCGCCGCGCTCTTCTGCGCGCCTCCGGGGTGCGCCGCATCGACGTAGATGAGAAGCACGAGCTGCAGGCCCTACGGATGTCCAGGGAGGAGTGTGGGTGTCGCTGTCAGGGGATCTGTGACCCGGAGACGTGCGCTTGCAGCCTGGCCGGCATTAAGTGCCAG GTGGACCGCATGTCCTTCCCCTGCGGCTGCACCAAAGACGGCTGCAGCAACGGCGCCGGCCGCCTGGAGTTCAACCCGGTCCGCGTGCGCACCCACTTCCTGCACACCATCATGAAGCTGGAGCTGGAGAACAGCCGCGAGGAGCAGTATCAGCATCAGCCGGAGCGGCAGCAGCTCGTAACCAACGGCAACGGTTACCACGGCGACCCCGCCTTGGTTCAGCAGCAGCCGAACATGCAGTCCTCGCTGATGATGCCCAATCCCATCGTGCAGCTGCCCAACGCAGGCGACACCAATTTGCAgcttgaggaggaggaggaggaggaggaagaggaggaggaggatgactatgatgaagaggaggatgaggcgTACGACGATGATGGCAGCAGCGTGTGCAGCGTGCTGTCGGACTGTAGCACACACAGTCTGGAAACCTTCAACCCTGATGAGGgagaagaggatgaggaggacgaagaggatgatgatgataatgatgatgatgaagaggaggaagaggaggaggactggGATTGTTTGTTAGATAGCACGGGCCCACCCCCTTACCCCGTCCCCCTCCCATCTGTGCTCAGCTACTCCAACAGCACACTGGTGGGCCTCGGCAGCTCCTTCCACGGCGCCCCCCCTCTACAGCAGTACCGCGCGGGCGACGGCCCGCCGTTCCCCGCCGAAAGCACCCCCGTCCTTCCATCCGTAGAgtctgcatttgagtctgacaTCAAAACGGGACTCCTCCACGCAAACCCAGCTTCACGCGAGGCGAACACTGCCCCCGCTGGAAAGACCGGCCAACTGCCCGGCTCCACAGGGTCTGGATTGTTCAGGAGGGTCCAGAACAATCCAGACCCTCCAGACTCACAAACTGAAGCTGGGGAGCAGACCGAGAAAACCAGGGAGGCCCTGCAGCAAGTAGCACCGTCAGAGAACGTCTGA